The following are from one region of the Amia ocellicauda isolate fAmiCal2 chromosome 1, fAmiCal2.hap1, whole genome shotgun sequence genome:
- the zufsp gene encoding zinc finger-containing ubiquitin peptidase 1 isoform X2: protein MFTCDICGEEGLSEADMKTHLLLRHVENDMCCPFCCLSGVTYDELQFHIDIAHSEDQVNHSNCTWQSSDQTGKTTETKVNSRIPSEVNTDEVMEISSSSDAANVMPVGSPASQKSMSVVCSNSNDTAQLSDQFSLKGDVLKTKTQGKSDKACQKPNEAEISASERTAKSPRQQDATEEKVEEQVKSKQKRFNSPKKGTLYPCPMCTLVCADCYILQEHVELHLQEQIMDKGINKPPPKTPSGAKSDIDDERASSSLDMNNKDLLGCAGIEGRAETSGDGNAEESSSATASASVKPKIPSNSQSDWQLARKLQEEEEIQWRKEEAKREAEEFKRLQKQFGLDNSGGYKQQHIQTMQRAVSRGQMMPSEYHRRKAEMMESLALGLDDGKTKTSGIIGALREYYQREERDTAHVWLCAETDHYHSSGGDKGWGCGYRNFQMLLSSLLRMDYYKDCFKCDGVPCIVKVQDMIEDAWRGGFDPQGASHFNNRLQGTRAWIGATEIYSVLTSLRVRTRIVDFHRPTGPSDTHPRLFEWIKNYFSLATSRGVKLPPRVVQTSKPPIYLQHQGHSRTIVGIEEKKNRNLCLLIFDPGCPPHDMQKLLGQNLNGGSLRHLRRFTSGLKHKQYQVVAVEGVLSQEEKQACLQNSRILHAEKIP from the exons ATGTTTACTTGTGACATCTGTGGTGAGGAGGGCTTATCTGAAGCTGACATGAAGACTCACCTCCTCCTTCGCCATGTGGAGAATGATATGTGTTGCCCATTTTGCTGTCTGTCAGGTGTAACCTATGATGAACTACAATTCCATATCGATATAGCCCACTCAGAGGACCAAGTCAACCACAGCAATTGTACCTGGCAATCTAGTGATCAGACGGGCAAAACAACTGAAACCAAGGTGAATTCAAGAATCCCTTCAGAAGTTAATACTGACGAAGTGATGGAAATATCAAGCTCCAGTGATGCTGCCAATGTAATGCCTGTGGGTTCTCCTGCAAGTCAGAAATCTATGTCTGTAGTTTGTTCAAATTCAAATGACACGGCACAGTTATCAGACCAGTTTTCTTTAAAGGgagatgtattaaaaacaaaaactcaaggGAAATCTGATAAAGCCTGTCAAAAACCCAATGAAGCAGAAATCAGTGCTTCAGAAAGGACTGCCAAGAGTCCTAGGCAGCAAGATGCTACTGAGGAAAAGGTAGAAGAACAAGTGAAATCGAAACAAAAACGTTTTAATTCACCAAAGAAag gaaCGTTATACCCATGTCCGATGTGCACCCTGGTCTGTGCTGACTGCTATATACTACAGGAACACGTTGAACTACACTTACAAGAGCAAATCATGGACAAAG GAATAAATAAACCGCCTCCTAAAACTCCTTCAGGAGCAAAATCAGACATAGATGATGAGAGAGCAAGCAGCAGTTTG GATATGAACAACAAGGACCTCCTGGGCTGTGCTGGAATCGAAGGAAGAGCTGAGACATCAGGAGATGGCAATGCAGAAGAGTCCAGTTCAGCCACAGCTTCAGCCAGTGTGAAGCCCAAAATACCAA GCAACTCTCAATCTGATTGGCAGTTGGCCAGAAAGTTACAGGAGGAAGAAGAAATACAATGGAGAAAAGAGGAGGCAAAAAGGGAAGCTGAGGAATTCAAGAGGCTGCAG aaacagTTTGGTTTAGATAACAGTGGTGGATATAAGCAGCAACACATTCAGACGATGCAGAGAGCTGTTTCTCGTGGCCAGATGATGCCGTCGGAGTACCACAGAAGAAAGGCAGAAATGATGGAATCCTTGGCTTTAGGATTAGATGATGGTAAAACCAAAACCTCAG gtataattggagCACTGCGTGAATACTatcagagagaggagagagacacgGCACACGTATGGCTTTGTGCTGAAACCGACCACTACCATTCCTCTGGGGGAGATAAGGGCTGGGGATGCGGCTACAGGAATTTCCAAATGTTACTGTCCTCTCTTCTCAGGATGGATTATTACAAGGACTGCTTTAAAT gTGACGGAGTCCCTTGTATTGTGAAAGTGCAGGATATGATTGAAGATGCCTGGAGAGGAGGTTTTGACCCTCAGGGAGCTTCTCACTTCAACAACCGGCTGCAGGGCACCCGAGCTTGGATAGGGGCAACAGAAATCTACTCTGTGCTGACATCTTTAAGAGTGAG GACTCGTATTGTTGACTTTCACCGGCCCACTGGGCCCTCTGACACCCATCCTCGGCTCTTCGAGTGGATAAAGAATTACTTTTCTTTGGCCACCAGCAGAGGAGTAAAACTTCCTCCCAGAGTTGTCCAGACCTCCAAACCTCCTATATATCTGCAGCATCAAG GTCATAGTCGTACTATTGTGGGCATAGAAGAAAAGAAGAACAGAAATCTTTGCCTCTTAATATTTGACCCAGGCTGCCCTCCACATGATATGCAGAAGCTACTGGGACAGAATCTCAATGGTGGTAGTCTTCGACATCTCCGCAGGTTCACCAGTGGATTAAAACATAAGCAGTACCAAGTAGTGGCAGTAGAGGGAGTCCTTtcacaagaagaaaaacaa GCATGTCTTCAAAACTCAAGAATTTTACATGCAGAGAAGATTCCCTGA
- the zufsp gene encoding zinc finger-containing ubiquitin peptidase 1 isoform X1 — MFTCDICGEEGLSEADMKTHLLLRHVENDMCCPFCCLSGVTYDELQFHIDIAHSEDQVNHSNCTWQSSDQTGKTTETKVNSRIPSEVNTDEVMEISSSSDAANVMPVGSPASQKSMSVVCSNSNDTAQLSDQFSLKGDVLKTKTQGKSDKACQKPNEAEISASERTAKSPRQQDATEEKVEEQVKSKQKRFNSPKKGTLYPCPMCTLVCADCYILQEHVELHLQEQIMDKGINKPPPKTPSGAKSDIDDERASSSLDMNNKDLLGCAGIEGRAETSGDGNAEESSSATASASVKPKIPRSQISKVYPCPMCSLICTNSSVLQEHVQLHLFEESMAAGNSQSDWQLARKLQEEEEIQWRKEEAKREAEEFKRLQKQFGLDNSGGYKQQHIQTMQRAVSRGQMMPSEYHRRKAEMMESLALGLDDGKTKTSGIIGALREYYQREERDTAHVWLCAETDHYHSSGGDKGWGCGYRNFQMLLSSLLRMDYYKDCFKCDGVPCIVKVQDMIEDAWRGGFDPQGASHFNNRLQGTRAWIGATEIYSVLTSLRVRTRIVDFHRPTGPSDTHPRLFEWIKNYFSLATSRGVKLPPRVVQTSKPPIYLQHQGHSRTIVGIEEKKNRNLCLLIFDPGCPPHDMQKLLGQNLNGGSLRHLRRFTSGLKHKQYQVVAVEGVLSQEEKQACLQNSRILHAEKIP; from the exons ATGTTTACTTGTGACATCTGTGGTGAGGAGGGCTTATCTGAAGCTGACATGAAGACTCACCTCCTCCTTCGCCATGTGGAGAATGATATGTGTTGCCCATTTTGCTGTCTGTCAGGTGTAACCTATGATGAACTACAATTCCATATCGATATAGCCCACTCAGAGGACCAAGTCAACCACAGCAATTGTACCTGGCAATCTAGTGATCAGACGGGCAAAACAACTGAAACCAAGGTGAATTCAAGAATCCCTTCAGAAGTTAATACTGACGAAGTGATGGAAATATCAAGCTCCAGTGATGCTGCCAATGTAATGCCTGTGGGTTCTCCTGCAAGTCAGAAATCTATGTCTGTAGTTTGTTCAAATTCAAATGACACGGCACAGTTATCAGACCAGTTTTCTTTAAAGGgagatgtattaaaaacaaaaactcaaggGAAATCTGATAAAGCCTGTCAAAAACCCAATGAAGCAGAAATCAGTGCTTCAGAAAGGACTGCCAAGAGTCCTAGGCAGCAAGATGCTACTGAGGAAAAGGTAGAAGAACAAGTGAAATCGAAACAAAAACGTTTTAATTCACCAAAGAAag gaaCGTTATACCCATGTCCGATGTGCACCCTGGTCTGTGCTGACTGCTATATACTACAGGAACACGTTGAACTACACTTACAAGAGCAAATCATGGACAAAG GAATAAATAAACCGCCTCCTAAAACTCCTTCAGGAGCAAAATCAGACATAGATGATGAGAGAGCAAGCAGCAGTTTG GATATGAACAACAAGGACCTCCTGGGCTGTGCTGGAATCGAAGGAAGAGCTGAGACATCAGGAGATGGCAATGCAGAAGAGTCCAGTTCAGCCACAGCTTCAGCCAGTGTGAAGCCCAAAATACCAA GAAGTCAGATCAGTAAAGTATATCCGTGCCCCATGTGCTCCTTGATCTGCACAAATAGCAGTGTCCTGCAGGAACATGTGCAGCTGCACCTCTTTGAAGAAAGCATGGCTGCAG GCAACTCTCAATCTGATTGGCAGTTGGCCAGAAAGTTACAGGAGGAAGAAGAAATACAATGGAGAAAAGAGGAGGCAAAAAGGGAAGCTGAGGAATTCAAGAGGCTGCAG aaacagTTTGGTTTAGATAACAGTGGTGGATATAAGCAGCAACACATTCAGACGATGCAGAGAGCTGTTTCTCGTGGCCAGATGATGCCGTCGGAGTACCACAGAAGAAAGGCAGAAATGATGGAATCCTTGGCTTTAGGATTAGATGATGGTAAAACCAAAACCTCAG gtataattggagCACTGCGTGAATACTatcagagagaggagagagacacgGCACACGTATGGCTTTGTGCTGAAACCGACCACTACCATTCCTCTGGGGGAGATAAGGGCTGGGGATGCGGCTACAGGAATTTCCAAATGTTACTGTCCTCTCTTCTCAGGATGGATTATTACAAGGACTGCTTTAAAT gTGACGGAGTCCCTTGTATTGTGAAAGTGCAGGATATGATTGAAGATGCCTGGAGAGGAGGTTTTGACCCTCAGGGAGCTTCTCACTTCAACAACCGGCTGCAGGGCACCCGAGCTTGGATAGGGGCAACAGAAATCTACTCTGTGCTGACATCTTTAAGAGTGAG GACTCGTATTGTTGACTTTCACCGGCCCACTGGGCCCTCTGACACCCATCCTCGGCTCTTCGAGTGGATAAAGAATTACTTTTCTTTGGCCACCAGCAGAGGAGTAAAACTTCCTCCCAGAGTTGTCCAGACCTCCAAACCTCCTATATATCTGCAGCATCAAG GTCATAGTCGTACTATTGTGGGCATAGAAGAAAAGAAGAACAGAAATCTTTGCCTCTTAATATTTGACCCAGGCTGCCCTCCACATGATATGCAGAAGCTACTGGGACAGAATCTCAATGGTGGTAGTCTTCGACATCTCCGCAGGTTCACCAGTGGATTAAAACATAAGCAGTACCAAGTAGTGGCAGTAGAGGGAGTCCTTtcacaagaagaaaaacaa GCATGTCTTCAAAACTCAAGAATTTTACATGCAGAGAAGATTCCCTGA